In Trichoderma atroviride chromosome 2, complete sequence, one DNA window encodes the following:
- a CDS encoding uncharacterized protein (EggNog:ENOG41~TransMembrane:12 (i54-72o92-109i116-135o141-161i182-202o214-232i269-286o306-324i336-355o388-407i419-438o450-471i)): protein MADEEKHAVEATPQVAPVDEYASAQNEFVDRPNGWIYKGYKLFGREVYYASPRVQLLLVALVCFLCPGMYNSLSGLGGGGQVDPKAQDHSSVALYSTFAVVGFFSGTFANRLGLRLTIGIGGLGYCIYSASFLSYNHNKNIGFVIFAGAFLGVCAGLLWTAQGAVMMAYPPENKKGRYISTFWIIFNLGAVIGSLIPLAQNIQNHTGTVSDGTYAAFIVLMFLGLIVAFFLLDADKVIREDGTKVVLMKNPSWQSEFLGLWQTISGSPWVLLLFPMFFASNIFYTYQNNDMNAAAFNIRTRSLNNLLYWLAQIIGAVINGYALDYTGIGRAMRAKLSFAFLFFLTFVIWGGGYAWQKMQPTRDVVSQANYEPNKVDWTDGGHLFIGPMFLYFFYGFYDAIWQTNIYWWMGSLSNSGRRAANLAGFYKGFQSAGAAIFWRLDAINTPYNTMFGATWGVLAGSLILAAPVVFLKIKDHVSIEEDLKFSDETIEDVVVGANKHVDV, encoded by the exons atggctgatgaGGAGAAGCACGCCGTGGAAGCCACCCCCCAGGTGGCTCCCGTCGACGAATACGCCTCTGCCCAGAACGAGTTCGTTGACCGACCCAATGGATGGATCTACAAGGGCTACAAGCTCTTTGGCCGTGAGGTCTACTACGCCTCACCCAGAGTCCAGCTGTTGCTGGTTGCCCTGGTGTGTTTCCTCTGCCCCGGCATGTACAACTCTCTGAGCGGTCTGGGAGGTGGTGGTCAAGTCGACCCCAAGGCCCAGGACCACTCTTCCGTCGCTCTGTACTCTACCTTTGCCGTCGTTGGTTTCTTCTCTGGCACCTTTGCCAACCGTCTCGGTCTCCGTCTCACCATTGGAATCGGTGGTCTTGGTTACTGCATCTACAGCGCCTCTTTCCTCAGCTACAACCACAACAAGAACATTggcttcgtcatctttgcTGGTGCTTTCCTTGGTGTGTGCGCCGGTCTGCTCTGGACTGCTCAGGGTGCTGTCATGATGGCCTATCCTCCCGAGAACAAGAAGGGTCGATACATTTCTACCTTCTGGATTATTTTCAATCTGGGTGCCGTCATCGGCTCTCTG ATTCCCCTGGCTCAGAACATTCAGAACCACACCGGTACTGTCAGCGATGGCACCTATGCTGCCTTCATTGTTCTCATGTTCCTCGGTTTGATtgttgccttcttcttgctggaTGCCGACAAGGTCATTCGTGAGGATGGCACCAAGGTTGTCCTGATGAAGAACCCTTCGTGGCAGTCTGAGTTCCTTGGTCTGTGGCAGACTATCTCCGGCTCTCCCtgggttcttcttctgttccCCATGTTCTTCGCCTCCAACATCTTCTACACCTACCAGAACAACGACATGaacgctgctgctttcaACATCCGTACTCGATCCCTCAACAACCTGCTGTACTGGCTCGCCCAGATCATCGGCGCTGTCATCAACGGCTACGCTCTGGATTACACTGGTATTGGCCGTGCCATGCGCGCCAAGCTGTCCTtcgccttcctcttcttcctcaccttTGTCATCTGGGGCGGTGGTTATGCTTGGCAGAAGATGCAGCCCACTCGTGACGTGGTGTCGCAGGCCAACTACGAGCCAAACAAGGTTGACTGGACCGATGGTGGCCACCTCTTCATTGGACCCATGTTCCTGTACTTCTTCTATGGATTCTACGATGCCATCTGGCAGACCAACATCTACTGGTGGATGGGATCATTGTCCAACTCTGGCCGCAGGGCTGCCAACTTGGCTG GTTTCTACAAGGGTTTCCAATccgctggtgctgccatcTTCTGGCGTCTCGACGCTATCAACACTCCTTACAACACCATGTTTGGCGCCACCTGGGGTGTACTCGCCGGATCCCTGATCCTGGCCGCACCCGTTGTCTTCTTGAAGATCAAGGACCACGTTTCGATTGAAGAGGATCTGAAGTTCAGTGACGAGACAATCGAGGATGTCGTCGTTGGTGCCAACAAGCACGTGGATGTATAA
- a CDS encoding uncharacterized protein (EggNog:ENOG41~BUSCO:EOG092D1N0P~TransMembrane:4 (i62-80o329-349i406-434o611-634i)), producing the protein MVSSRTGDNLSQFPDVPNTLRTDSSIPSAPQPSIESRADTAPYITPYLSLPARLSQIWINRWTVLLIILLARLIILIAQLRDNIAVAETQALSACTKVEDVGSAMASMPHYLSQGVNELVGMGVEKAVHGMVEMLDLVISGVENIIIFYINFLTATYTCLITALIHGSIEIIANITADATKTYNKLINGTVGEMNTIATSLQNGISNLTSGIEGSIFGDLIPDIPKVNFSKPFNKLLDFQLNTTSFVSGLQLLDKDLPTFEDVQNFTESAISLPFEALRHILDDSYGNYTFNKSAFPLAEKQQMTFCSDNNSLNDIFDHLFKLVAKARVAFIVVISLAAAGVMAPMAWLEIRRWRRQRNHAKLVTQNDQDPMDVVYIVSRPFTATYGLRFTSKLTGKQRILARWCIAYATSPAALFVLSLALSGFLACICQYILLRAVQKETPKLAQEVGQFAENVVETLQNVSQSWADGANGVIGGLNDDINHDLLDYVSNATEAVNNTINVFMDKMEEGLEFVFNDTILLGPIKSVLHCVIGLKIESVQKGLTFVHDHAHVEFPLFPNDTFSGGANSSVAGDSGIDSFLASPSDVTTNEISEAVGHVTKWLHSNLVQEALMSTGIFLTYVIIVLIGVIQTLIGMATSERGRAEGGIRYPSMDDGGGQMRSDAPAERSWAQDPPPPWEPSASSSSSSVGSSGSARDSFHEKFVYGAASPTRPKMTNNPYDYPDEKTGF; encoded by the coding sequence ATGGTATCTTCTCGCACAGGCGACAACTTGTCGCAGTTTCCAGATGTCCCAAACACACTTCGAACCGATTCGTCCATCCCATCAGCACCTCAACCATCTATCGAGTCGCGTGCAGATACCGCCCCCTACATTACGCCATATCTCAGCCTTCCAGCTCGTCTTTCCCAGATATGGATCAACCGATGGACGGTCCTCTTAATTATTCTCCTCGCTCGTCTCATTATCCTGATAGCTCAGCTACGAGACAACATTGCCGTTGCCGAAACGCAGGCTCTTTCTGCCTGTACCAAAGTCGAAGATGTGGGCAGTGCCATGGCGTCAATGCCCCATTATCTCTCCCAGGGAGTGAATGAACTCGTTGGCATGGGGGTTGAAAAGGCTGTCCATGGCATGGTTGAGATGCTCGACCTTGTCATCAGCGGCGTTGaaaacatcatcatcttctacATCAACTTCTTGACGGCCACATACACCTGTCTAATCACTGCTCTCATACACGGTAGTATCGAGATAATCGCCAACATCACCGCGGATGCCACAAAGACCTATAACAAGCTCATCAACGGGACGGTGGGCGAGATGAACACAATCGCCACTTCTTTGCAAAACGGCATCTCCAATCTGACGTCTGGCATTGAAGGCAGTATATTTGGCGACTTGATCCCAGATATTCCCAAAGTCAACTTTTCCAAGCCCTTCAATAAGCTTCTGGATTTCCAGCTGAACACGACCAGCTTTGTCAGTGGCCTTCAACTCTTGGACAAAGATCTCCCCACATTTGAAGACGTTCAAAACTTTACCGAATCTGCCATCTCACTTCCCTTTGAAGCCCTACGCCATATTTTGGACGACAGTTATGGCAACTACACGTTCAACAAGAGCGCCTTTCCTCTTGCCGAGAAACAGCAGATGACATTCTGCTCCGATAACAATTCGCTCAACGATATCTTTGACCACTTGTTTAAGCTGGTGGCAAAAGCTAGAGTTGCCTTTATTGTTGTCATTTCTTTAGCGGCTGCAGGCGTCATGGCTCCCATGGCATGGCTGGAGATTCgccgatggcggcggcaaaggaACCACGCAAAGCTTGTCACCCAAAACGACCAAGATCCCATGGATGTCGTCTACATTGTTTCTCGGCCGTTTACCGCCACCTACGGTCTCCGGTTTACGAGCAAGCTGACTGGGAAGCAACGCATCCTTGCCCGTTGGTGCATTGCGTATGCTACCTCGCCAGCTGCCTTATTCGTCCTATCACTCGCGCTCTCTGGGTTCCTTGCATGCATCTGTCAATACATTCTTTTAAGAGCAGTTCAAAAGGAGACTCCTAAGCTGGCTCAAGAAGTTGGACAATTTGCTGAAAATGTTGTGGAAACTCTGCAGAATGTCTCTCAGTCGTGGGCCGATGGCGCCAATGGAGTCATTGGGGGTCTCAACGACGACATTAACCATGACCTTCTCGACTACGTCAGCAACGCAACAGAGGCGgtcaacaacaccatcaacgTTTtcatggacaagatggaggagggctTGGAATTCGTTTTCAATGACACCATTCTTTTGGGACCCATCAAGTCGGTCTTACACTGTGTTATTGGACTCAAGATTGAGAGCGTTCAAAAGGGCCTTACCTTTGTCCACGACCACGCCCACGTTGAGTTTCCTCTATTTCCCAACGATACGTTTAGCGGAGGAGCAAACAGTTCTGTGGCTGGTGATTCGGGCATTGATAGTTTCCTTGCCTCTCCGTCTGATGTCACAACCAATGAAATAAGCGAGGCTGTCGGTCATGTTACCAAGTGGCTCCATAGCAACCTGGTACAGGAGGCCCTCATGTCTACCGGCATCTTTCTCACTTatgtcatcatcgtcttgaTCGGTGTGATCCAGACCCTTATAGGGATGGCCACAAGCGAACGAGGCCGAGCGGAGGGAGGCATCCGCTACCCAAGCAtggacgacggcggcggccaaaTGCGCTCTGACGCGCCTGCAGAGCGTTCCTGGGCGCAGGACCCGCCACCGCCATGGGAGCCGTCagcctcctcttccagcagttCCGTTGGAAGTAGCGGATCAGCACGGGACTCATTTCATGAGAAATTCGTCTACGGTGCGGCGAGCCCAACAAGACCAAAGATGACTAACAATCCATACGACTATCCGGATGAAAAGACTGGGTTCTAA
- a CDS encoding uncharacterized protein (BUSCO:EOG092D3FK5), with protein MPKQEAPSFSDESSRKDRGRPDPSQPPPPTSPKPSNRTASPATSSPPYPYGQRLVYKQSNAGLYGSARIRFGNTVAPKHNNKARRLWRPNVHVKTFLIPSLGARIKTRLTLRVLKTIRREGGIENYLLKSKPARLKELGPGGWNLRWLLMQSRAVQQRFNDERVTLGLEPRELEDRDDIIQYALDYATPGPLSLRSKATLAEMRAALDQTFVLGDEDLADLEGIQELSDEEEALLMQQIDRADEAARTSQIKVEKEKQNLEV; from the exons ATGCCCAAACAAGAAGCGCCTAGCTTTTCAGACGAGAGCTCGCGAAAGGACCGCGGG cgaCCCGATCCTTCTCAACCACCTCCCCCCACCTCACCAAAACCGTCAAACCGCACCGCCTCCCCAGCGACCTCATCCCCCCCGTACCCCTACGGCCAGCGCCTCGTCTACAAGCAATCCAACGCCGGCCTCTACGGCTCCGCCCGCATCCGCTTCGGCAACACCGTCGCCCCCAAGCACAACAACAAGGCCCGCCGCCTCTGGCGCCCCAACGTCCACGTCAAGACGTTCCTCATCCCCTCCCTCGGCGCTCGCATCAAGACCCGCCTCACCCTGCGCGTCCTCAAGACCATCCGCCGCGAAGGCGGCATCGAGAACTACCTGCTTAAGAGCAAGCCCGCGCGcctcaaggagctgggccCCGGTGGATGGAACCTGcgctggctgctgatgcAGAGCCGCGCCGTGCAGCAGCGCTTCAACGATGAGAGGGTTACGCTGGGCTTGGAGCcgagggagctggaggacaGGGACGACATCATCCAGTATGCGCTCGATTACGCTACTCCGGGACCGCTGAGTCTGAGGAGTAAGGCTACGTTGGCTGAGATGAGGGCTGCTTTGGACCAGACCTTTGTGCTGGGCGACGAGGACTTGGCAGATCTGGAGGGAATCCAAGAGCTGTctgacgaagaggaagcgtTGTTGATGCAGCAAATAGACCGTGCGGATGAGGCAGCAAGGACTAGTCAAATCAaggtggaaaaggaaaagcaaaatcTTGAAGTGTAA